From the genome of Chelonoidis abingdonii isolate Lonesome George chromosome 13, CheloAbing_2.0, whole genome shotgun sequence:
CACCTTCCCtccaaggatctccaagcactttataGGCTAATCAGTCCTCACAGCAACACTGTTAGCCTAATAATTATCCTCcttgttttacaggtggggaaactgaggcacaggacaggggcatgactttcccaaggtcccacagtgagtcaatggcagagtcagaaatagaacccagatcttctgaccCTCAGTTCTGTACTTTAAAACCAACCTTCCTCCTTATAACATGGGTTCGCTGCAATTCATTTCAGctaaaacattaattttaaaatacacttgTTGGTTTTAACATCTGCTTTAAATGTGTGAAACCATATTACTCTACGATCAAACGTGTCTTCTAATGTTGCCACTTCCTAAGactttgaaacacaaacacactgaGCTGCACTTGGCCGTCCCAAGCCTCTGCAGGGAATACCAGTTTCTCTGTAACCAACTGATTAACTGCACAGTAATATCAAAGAGCAGGGATCACAGGGTTCCGAGATAAGACTATCTTTTAGAGAGGAAAAGTCCTTTATCAGAGCCACAAAATTAGTAATATTTGGCATTTCTGTAGTGCCTTTCATGTGCCAATCTCAAAGTACTTTGTGAAGATGGATAAGGATAttatacatggggaaactgaggcacagagcggcagagtgatttgcccaaggtcacacaggaaatcagtggcagagctgggaatagaacctgcTCTAACCATAAGACATGCTGTGTCTCAGAGTGAGTTTGAATGATTTTCTTCACCTAATAGTACAGTTGCTTtgggtggagagggagagcaAAGGAAGCCAGAGGCCTAACTGGTGCATggttttttcctttccccagacAAACAGATAGCTCGTTCTTTCACATAAGGAGAAAACAAAGAAGCACTTACCATCCCTCTGCTCGATCTCTCCCAGAGCCACATATAGGGATCCAAGCTGGGCTTGGAATGGTTCCACAAATTTGGTGCAAACACAGACCTGGTGCTGGACTGAACTGTGCAGGGCTGTCAGGATGGCTTCAGACTGGACCATGTCATAACAGTGTAACCTGAAACACAATCGATTCAGTGAACTCAGCAGCAGGGACCCTAAAAAGTGAGTTGAGAGGActcaaggaaggaaaaaaaatacagacgTGACAGAGACACTACTGAAAGTAGCGCTGGCCTGAAAAAAGCTGCTCTCACCTGCCAAATGTTCGCAGTGTCTCCCCATCGGTAACTGATCCAGAGTTAATCTCCCAAGGAAAATAATAAACACCAGGACTGGGCAGCAtcttgcagagctgctgctgcaggttccACAAGCAGACAAAATTCTGGGCAGGTATTTAAAGGGATGTTACTCAACCTTCATAGGCCCCAAAATGTACCTACAAAAAACCCAATGGATGCACTAAGCCTGTGTGGTATCTTATAACTGTAGCCATTACACCTGTTAAACGTCTTTGAAGAGAACCCAAGCAGGCCAGCTTAAGCAGACTGGCTTTGCTGGGAATACCACTGTGAAGGCAGAGCGCTGTTCAGCTTGGACACATCCTGTTCAGAAGGCAGTGAGACATGGGTCTTCACTCATCGGAGGTGATGGCCAAGGGAACTGAAAGCCGGTGTGAGTGAAAAACAGGTGCATCTGCCCTGCACTCTGACAAGTAACACACAGACTTTCTGTTGGGTGATGACCTAAATCAGTCAGTTGACTGCATCCTGAAGCTAAGTACCTATTAGTAAGAAAGCATATGTGCTCGTGCATGTGTTTTAAAGACTATCACAGATGTGTGGGTGTTGTAACAGGTTCCAATCAAAATTGTTGCAGAATAGTTTTAAAACTGAACAAGTTATTTTTGTTAACTGGGATTATAGAACACGGTGCACATATCTACCATAGCTAATGGTTTCCCCCAGCCTTTCAAGTTCTAGGTGTATGCAGACATAAGACAAAGTGTGCAAGCTTTTTGAACTGTCAAACATAGGCGATTAGCTTAGATTGTTAGGATGTGACTAACCCTCCTACAACTAAAATAATTCACTGGGAAATAGACTAAAAAGGTTGACTAATGTAGATCTACTGGGAAGAAGACCTTGGTGATTTGGCATGTAAGTAACTTACCAAATTTGTTTTGTGATCTAGCAGCGGATGGTTTTTCCTCTGAGTTAGCAGCACTAGAGTTGATAACCAATTGGCAAGAGTGAGGCCCTATCCTTAGAGACTCTgtcaaaaatctaaacaaagtCACCTTTCCAAATCAGTAATTATCAATGTTTTCTACCGCAGCTGTGTAACTTGAGTCCGAAATCTGAAGGGCTATACTGACTTTGTAATTTAGTAATAACAGAAAGTAAATGGAGTTAGACCTACCTACACGCAGTCTGCATTTGACCTATAGGTTCTACAATTGA
Proteins encoded in this window:
- the TEN1 gene encoding CST complex subunit TEN1 — protein: MLPSPGVYYFPWEINSGSVTDGETLRTFGRLHCYDMVQSEAILTALHSSVQHQVCVCTKFVEPFQAQLGSLYVALGEIEQRDGERPVLKARVLMCVEGMNLPLLEQAIQEQRRYFQERQGQVESSAS